Genomic window (Methanosphaera sp. WGK6):
AATAATGCAAGAATATATTTACCTACTGGAGCAATCACAGGTATTGATACAGTAAATGCAGCTACTATGGATAAAGTTGAATCAGTTTCTTTAATTACACGTAAACCACCTTTATCATTAGGTGTTGAATTAGATGATTCTGAAGAAAAAATATTATTCGAAGGAAAAGCATCTGAAGCAGTTAATAAATTTCCTAAAAATATTAATGTATCCTCAACATTAAGTTTAGCATCTGGAATTGATGCTGATGTTAAAATAATAGCGGATGCATCTGTAAAAAATAATACACATGAAATTCATCTTAAAGGTTCTTTTGGAGAATTAGTAACAATTACTTCTAATGTAAGTAGTCCTGATAATCCTAAAACAAGTATGTTAGCTGCTTTTTCAGCAGCAAGTTTATTGAATAAATTATCTAAAACAATCCAAATTGGATCATAATATTTTTAATCAAATGTTAAGATTTTTTATCTTACTTCTTTTTTTTATTTAATACTTTTTTTTTAAATTTTTTACATGGTGATTTTATTGAAAAAATATGAACAATTTTCACAATTAAAAATAATAAATGATTTACCAATTATCCTACGTATTGATGGACGTTCCTTTTCAAAATATACAAAACAATTAAAGTTAAAAAAACCATTTGACATAAGATTAATGGATATATTTATAAATGTATCTAAAGATTTAGCTAATGAATTTAATACAAAATATATCTACACATTTTCTGATGAGATAAATATTTTATTGGATGAAATTCCATTTAATGGTCGTGTTGAAAAAATTGATTCAGTAATTTGTTCATATATAACCGCATCTTTTATGAAACATTTGTTTTTAAATAATGATAAATTTGATATAGATGTAACTACATTAAAACCAGTTTCTTTTGATTCAAGAATAATTATAACTGCAAATCATCAAAAAGACTATTTTAAATGGCGTCAAGATGAAGCATGGCGTAATTGTTTAAATTCATATGCTCAAGCTACTTTAAATAAAAGTAATTCTAGTAATGAGACCGCTAATATATTATATAAACTAAATAAATCAGAAATTCATGAATTATTATTTGAACATGATATTAATATAGCACACGTACCCACATGGCAAAAAAGAGGTGTGGCTATATATAAGATAAAAAAAGAAATTGAAGGATATAATCCAAAATTAAACAAAAAGACTATATCTACAAGAAATAAAATATATGTAGATAAGGAAGTAACATTAATCAAATAATTTAACTAGCTTATTGGAGGAAAAATATGAGTATTAATAACAGACTCACTAAACTTTTAGGTAATGATAAAGAAATAAAAGAAGTACAAGTGGATCAAAAAGTCATCGATGAAATAATAAAAATAGCAATGAATGCTGATCCCAAGGAATATGTTGCTTTATTATCGGGTAGTATAAATAAAACTATTTTAAAAGTCACAGGTTTAATATTTTTACCTTTTGAAGCTTCAGATACAAGTGCAGTTATGCAAGTTTTCATGATGCCAATGACAACAAATGCTGTTGGATCAGTACATAGTCATCCAGGACCAAGTGCTCAACCATCAAATGCTGATTTAACATTCTTTAGTAAAAATGGATATTTTCACATGATTATATGTAGACCATATACTGTAAACACTATATGTGCTTATGATGCATATGGAAATAGTTTGCCTTTCACAATCACTGATTTAGGTGATGAAGTTGAAATTAAACAATGGGATGAAATAGATATTGACAAGGAATTATTTGATGAAGATTTATTAAATGAACTATATGAATTAGAAGAAGAGGAATCAAAAAATATGACTAATGAAAATAATTTTGAAAATAGAACTATCACGTCAACAGATTCTATAAATAATAATGAATCAAAACAACCTGCAATGATTAATCTAGAATTTGAAGTGAATGGACAAATAATTAATCGACAGTTACCGTTACCACCAGAATATGAACCTGGTGATGATGTGGAGGTGGATGTTCGTACAGATAAAACACCTGGAGATTCTATTGATGAAATTGTGTTAAATGTTAAAAAATCTAAGAAAAACTTAGAAAAACAGTTAAACGAAGTTAACTCAATAACTACAAAATCATCTCAAGAAATTGATGATGAAATTAAAAAAATGGAATCTGAAATAGAAGAACTAAAAAAAGAGAATGAGCGTTTAAAAAATAGTTAATTTTTTTTCTTATTAATATTTTTTTTTAAAAAAATGAAATGGGATGGGAAATTAATTTATAATTTCACTGATTTCACAAAATCAATATATTCTGTTTCTTCAAGTTTTGAAACTACTTCTTCAGTTATTTCTTGATCTACTTTAATAACCATTACAGCTTCGCCACCTTCTGATTTTCTACCAACTTTCATTTCAGCAATATTTATTTTATAATCTCCTAATACATTGCCAATTTTTCCAATGGTGCCTGGTAAGTCAGTGTATTTTACAATACCCATTAAACCTTCAAATGTTAAATTAATATCATAATCATCAATGGATATTATTTTAAGTTCATTGTTTTCAACAGTTCCTTCAATAGTCATTTCTTTGTCATCATATTTTACAGAAATTTTTATAGTAGCATCATATTTTCCACTATCTTCTGTTTCACCTTCTGTTACTTTAACACCTCTTTGTTTTGCAACAGATTTAGCATTTACTGAGTTTACTGGTTCTGTTAATATAGGATTTAAGAATTCTTTTAATAATTCACGGGTTAATGGTTCTTTAGCTCTACCTGAAATTTCACCACTATATACTATGTTTAATTCAGATATGTTTGCAGTGGTTGTTTGTACTAATATTTGACCTAGTTTTTCTGTTAATTTAAAGTATGGTTTTAGTTTTTGAAATGTTTCAGAATCTACTATGGGCATGTTCAATACGTTACTTGGTGTTTCGCCATTTATTACTTCTTTCACTTGTTTTGCAACAATTATGGCAGCATCACGTTGTGCTTCTTTTGTAGATGCAGCAATGTGGGGTGTTAAAACTACATTGTCTAGTGTTTGTAGTGGACTTTCTTTTAAAGGTTCATTTTCATACACGTCAAGTCCTGCTTTTAGTTCTGGTCTTTCTTTTAATACTTCATAAAGATCATCTTCATTTATAATTCCTCCTCTAGCACAGTTGAGGATTATTGCATGATCTTTCATTTTGTATAATTGGTCTTTAGAAATTAATCCTTTAGTTTCAGGTGTTAAAGGAACGTGGATTGTCATCACATCAGAAACTTCTATGAGTTTTTCAAATTCTACTATTTCTACACCTAAGTTTTTAGCTACTTCATCAGATATATATGGGTCGTACACTACTACATCCATTTCGAAAGCTTTTGCTCTTTTTACAACTTCACTTCCGATTCTTCCCATACCAATAACACCGAGAATTTTATTTTTTAATTCCATTCCCATGAATTTACTTTTTTCCCATTTTCCTGATTTAACAGATGCATCTGCTATTGCTATTTTTCTACTTAATGATAACATTAAACCCATAGCATGTTCAGCTACTGTTATTGATGTGGATTGTGGTGCATTCACTACTAAAATTCCATTATCTGTTGCAGCTTGTACATCTATATTATCTACACCTACACCTGCTCTTGCAATAATTTTTAGGTTTTTAGCATTTTCTATAACTTCTTTGGTTACTTTGGTTCTACTTCTAACAATTATTCCTTCGTATTGGTCAATTGTTTCTAATAATTCTTCAGGTGTTATTGTAGGATTATTTACAATTTCGGCAGATCCTTCTAAAACTTCTACACCTTTTTCATTAATTTTATCAGCTACTAATACTTTTGACATGTTTTGTCTCCTTTCTATATTAATTATCTTGATTTGTTGGATTTATTGTTTCCATCATAAAATTTAAGAAAATAAAGTAATTTAAACCTCTGATTATTTTATTTGTTTTAAAAAATATGGGTTTAATATTCAATTATTAGATATGTTTTTTTTATTATAAATATAATTATGTTAAGTGGATTTTTCTATAGGATTTATTAATTAATATAGTAGTATATAGAAAAATATTATTAAAAAAAATGAGGTTTGTAGAATGACATTTAGTGAAGTAATATTGGGTAGTTCTCCTTTTCTTTTTGCACCCCAATTTGGACATAGAACAAGATTATATGAATTAGATTTTCAGAATCAACCTGAAAATATTGCTGAAATATTAGATAAAGTATATGAAATGGGGGTTCATGAAATTTTATTAAAACAATCTAATGATTTAGTAAAAGCATTAGATATTTCTGAATCAAATGGTAATGAATGGAATGTTATTGGAATGACTGATAGAACTAATTTTGATGATGATCTTGAGTTATTTAGTAAATATAATACATCTACAGTTATATTGGATGGTATATTTGTGGATGAATCTATTAAAGAAGATAATTATACTATTATTTCTAATTTGCTTAATGAAATACGAAATAATGGTTATGTTCCTGGAATTGAAACAAGAACTCCTTTTAATAATTTGCCTTTAATTTCTAATTCTGATATAATTGATGATTTTGATGTTTTATTATTTCCATTAAATTTTTATGGTTATATGATGGATTGTAATTTCTTAAATAATGAGAATAAGGATAAAATAAATATTTTGCTTAAAAATATGGATAAGAAAATTATTGCTAATAGAACTTTAGCTACAGGTATTCTTAAACCAAGAGAGGCTTATGATTTTATAAAAGATATTGATTATTTAGATGCTGTTTGTGTAGGACTTGCTAAAGTAAGTGAAGCTGAAGAAACATTAGGTATAATTAATGAAGTTAAATCATGAATGTTCAGCTTCTTTTTTTCTTTCTTTTATTAATTTTAATAGGTCTTCAATTTTATTCATATCTTTAAGTTCCCATGTATATATAACGGGTGTTTTATTAATAAAATCTTTTTCTTGTTTATGTTCTAATACAAACAAAGCATCATTTTCTGTGATGGAGGAAATATCTTCTGTTTGATGTGCAATTTGTTTTAATTTGTTTTCATTTCTATTACGTTCCATATTAGTAATGAGAATATTATTATTTTTGGCTTGTTTATTAATTTCTTTGGTAAGTTTTTCTATTTCATCTAGTTTACTTTCTAATTTTTGTCTAAGTTTGGTTAATTCTTTGCTAGCATGTTGTTGTTCGGATATGGCATCAAAAGGTGTTTTATTTGATGTTTTCACATCATATCCTAGTTTTATTAATTCTATTGGTTCTTGTATTCTTTTATCTAAAGAATTAATATTATCTGATTCTAGTAAGTTAATTGAAAGAGTTATGGGACTGTTTAAAACTTCTTCTAATTTAAGTGCGGTTTCAGGATATGTTTGTGAATTACCTTGTTCATATCTATATATTGTTTCTCGAGATACATGACTAATATCTGCAAGTTCTTTAAGTGATAAATTTTTCTTCTCACGTAACTCTTTCAATAATTTTCCATTAATCTTAACATAATATCCACCACGTTTAGCAAATAATTCTGGATGAATATTATTTACTATAATATTACATAATGTTTGAGGTGAAATTGCCGGAATTTCATATCTTTCATATACAATATCTTCTTCAAGATAATTATGTTTTGATTTAAATCCAATAATCATAGGACTTGCTAGAAAGGTTCCTGCTACTTTAGATAATTCCTCTGCTTGTGCTGCTGTTAAACTATCAATATTAACTAGAATTTTTAGTATGATTAGAATATCATCTTTCCTAGCTAATATATCAAAACAACTTCTATCATATATATCTGATGTTTGAAAACCATATGTTGTAAGTAATGTATTTACATCATTTAATATATTTTCACGATTAATTTGGAAATTATCTATTTTCATAATATATAATATATATTTTTTCTTATAAAAATTATAATAGAGAAAAATACATTTTTTTATTATGGAGAAAATACTTTGAATTCAGAAAAATCAATAAAATTACATGTAGGTATTGATGATACAGATTCTGCAGAAGGAATGTGTACTACATATTTAACCTGTATTATACTTAGAAAACTAGAAGAACTAGGAATTAAACCTTTAGATTATCCTAGGTTAATAAGATTAAATCCTTTCGCACGTTATAAGACAAGAGGTAATGGAGCATTATCTTTTGTTGTTAATTTAACTTCAGAAGAAGTAGAATTAGTGGAAAATATAGTTTTAGAATATGTTGAAAAATATGCTATGTTTGATGGAATTAACACAAATCCTGGTGTAATATTCTATGAAGGTGAAGTGACTGAGGAAATGAGACAGTATGCAAAATCCGCAATATATTCTATATATACTATAGAGTATGCTGAAGAATTTGCTAAAAAAATAGGTGCAAAATATCATAAATTCAAGAAAGGTAGAGGTATTATTGGAGCAATAGCTGCAATAAGTATTGAATTAACTGATCAAACATTTGAATGTCTAGCATATAGAATACCTGAAAATTATGGGACAAAAAGACAATTGGATGATGAAAGTATTTTTTATATGAATGAACAAACATATCCTGAAACATTTGATAATATAGATATTGAAGAAAACTATGCAGCAATAGAACCACATACACCATGTCCTGTATTATATGGTATAAGAGGAAATACTCCTGAAATAGTAGAAAAAGCACATAATTTGGTAAAATCATATGAAGAAATTCAAGATTACTGTATTTTTAAAACAAATCAACATACTGATATGCATATTCAATATAATGTTAAAATAAAAGATATGGTAAATACAGGTTGTTATTCATTTGATTGTCAAGTTATACAAGCACCATATGATATTGAAGGAGGACATGTCTTTTTTAAAGTAAGTGATGGGACAGATGTACTGGAATGTGCTGCATTTGAACCAACTAAATCATTTAGGGATATTGTCCGAAAACTTTGTGTAGGTGATAAATTAACAATATATGGTGGATTAAATGATAATCATACATTAAATATCGAAAAATTTAAGATAAACGAGATAGAACCACAATATACTTATAAAAATCCTCTATGTGAATGTGGAAAACGTATGAAATCAGCAGGTAAGAATAAGGGATTTAAGTGTCCAAAATGTAGTAAAAGATTAAGGGATGCTGATAAAATTAAAGAACCTATTTCACGAGACATTGAGTGTGGGTTTTATGAAGTACCAACAGAAGCTAGACGTCATTTAGCAAAACCAATAATAAGAATAACTACAGGTGCAGATAAAATATTATCTAAAAAATATTAATATGCACCATCACTCTTTTTCATTTTCAAAATTACTTTACACATTATCATAAAAAAATTTTTCAAGAGGATTAATGTTTTAGATATGATTATACTAAATAATTATAAAATTATATAACTAATAACATCAAATATATATTCTTATAAGATATATTTTTATGAACTGATTAGAATTTTTCATAGGTATATTTCAACAAATCTATGTTAAATTTTAAGTTCTCATGTCTATATTGAGGTGATACTTGGTTAATTAAAAATTTTAAACTAAATTTATTAATACAATCTTTATACTCATGTATTTGATAAAATAAAATTTTTAAAATCAAATTCAATTTATTTTAAGAGTATAATAATATAGAAAAAACAGGTCATATAAAGGGTGATTTACGAATGGCAAATATTTCTGAAGCTATCGGTTCTATCAGACAAGCCGAGTCTGAAGCAGATAGTATGATAGAAGAAGCAAATAAAAAATCAACTGAAATGATCCAAGAAGCTCGTGTAAAAGTAGATTCTAGTATTGAAGCAGCAAAAGATGAAGCTCAAGATGAAGCTAAACATATTTTACTAGCTAAAGAAGAAGAAGCAGGTAAAGAAGCTGTAATCATTACAAATCAATCTGAATCTGACATTAAAGCATCCTTAAGAGGATCCGAAAATAATGTGGATGACGCAGCTGAAATAATAATTGAAACTGTATTATAGGGGTAATACTATGTTTAGGTCAGCAAGAATGCAAAAATTAAGCATAGTAACTTTGAATCAATACACTAAACCAGTAATAGATATTCTTCACGAAAGAGGAGTCATTCAAATTGATGATTTATCTGAAGACATCCAAAATAAAGAGGAATATTCCGGATTAGATGTATCTAAACAAGACCTAGTTGCTAGCAGAATAGCATCATTATCAATGAAATGTAATAGTATCCTTGATACATTAAAATCTGCAGAGCAATCAAAAAGTATGGTTGATGTTATTAAAGGATTTATCAGCCCTAAAGAAATCATTGCTAAAGACGTGGAAGATATCTCTTCTGAAGAATTAGCAGATAAGGCTGAAGAAATTATCAGTAAAGTTGATGCAGTTCTCAGTCCAATTGAGTCACGTATGAATGAAATTGGAACTGAAGAAACAAAATATAAAGACTCTTTAAATGTTGCAACTCAATTAAGTAGTTTCGATATAGACTTTGCATATTTACAAGATACAAAATACACAAAAGTTATATCTGGTAGAATACCTGCAGAACATTTATCTGAAGCTAAATCAAAAATTGAAGAAGTAACTGAAAGAGTTGAGATATTTGAAGGTTCATCAAATTCAGACTCTGATGTAGTATACACACCAATAATTATTGTATCTGCAACTGAATTTGAAGAAGAAATATCTGGTGTACTTAGACGTTTAGAATTTGAAAAATTAGATGTCACTGGTTTAAGTGGTAAATCTGATGAAATAATCGAAGCATCTAAAAGTAAACTAGATGAATACAAAAATGAAAGAAAACAATGTTTAAAAGATATCAGAGAAGTTAGTCAACGTTCTAAAGAACATTTACTAGTAATAAATGAACAATTAGAAGTTGAAAAAGAACGAACTGAAATCTATTCACACTTTGGTGAAACTAGCACTACTAAAATGTTTAAAGCTTGGGTAGTCAAAGATGATGTTGAAGAAACTTTATCATTAATTGATGAAATCACTGATGGTCACAGTATCATTGAAGTAGAAGATCCTACTGAAGAAGAAATCGATGAAAATAAAGTTCCAGTAAAACAACAAAACCCTGGTTTTGCAAAACCTTACGAATTATTAGTAAATATGTATGCTACACCAAACTATAAAGACATAGATCCTACAATCATTATGGCTATATGTTTCCCATTTTTCTTCGGTTACTGTTTAACCGATGCTTTCTATGGAATAATCCTAGCTATTGTAGGAGGAATATTATATACAGGTATGGGTAAATCAAGTAAAACTTTCAAATCATTTGGAGTAATTCTCGTACAAATGGGTTTATGGACAGTATTACTGGGTCTGTTAACTGGAGGTTTCATGGGAGACTTTATACCTAGGTTTATAATGGGTGACTCAAGTGCAGCATTACCTACAGTAATTCCTGATATTAATGCATTCGCACATCCAGAAAATATTTTAATCTTAGCACTTGCTATAGGTTTAATACACCTTAATATCGCATTTATCTTTGGTATTATTGATAATCTTAAAAGAAGTAATTACAAAGAAATGTGTGGTGGACAATTATGTTGGATTATAATTGAATTATCAATTTTAGTTTACTTAATTGCAGGATTAATACCATTCCTAGTAGTATTAGTAATTGGTTTATTAGTATTATTATACGGTGCAGGTCCAATGGGTGTAATGGATGTATTTGGATTTATTGGTGATGTATTATCATACTCCAGATTATTAGCATTATGTCTATCTACTGGTGGTATTGGTATGACTGCTAACTTATTATGTGAATTATTATCTGGAATGATTCCATATGTTGGTATCATTATAGGTATATTAGTATTCTTAGCAGTACACTTATTTAACATTGCATTCCAATCAATGGGTGCAGCTATACACTCTTTACGTTTACACTTTGTAGAGTTCTTCGGTAACTTCTATGAAGGAAGTAGTGAACTTTTCGAGCCATTCAAGGCAGAAAGAACTTATACTAAAATAAAAAAATAATCATATTTTAGTTATATTTATTTAAAAAAAAATTATTCAAAAAAAATTAAATTTCATTAAATTGGAGGAAAATAACATGGCAGCAGAATTAGCATTAGGTTCAGCCCTAGCTGCAATTGGTGCAGGAGTAGCAGTAGGATTTGCAGCATTAGGTTCAGGTATCGGTCAAGGTATCGCATCTTCCTCAGCAGTAGGTGCAGTAGCAGAAGATTCCAGTATGTTTGCACAAGGTTTAGTATTTACAGCTATTCCTGAAACTCAGGCTATCTACGGTTTCCTTATCGCTATCTTATTATTAGTATTCTCAGGAATTATGGGAGGATCTCCATTAGGAGTAACATCAGGTTTAGTAGCAATTGGTGCAGGAGCATCCGTTGGTTTCGGTGGTCTTGGTTCAGGTATGGGTCAAGGTATTGCATCTTCCGCAGCAGTAGGTGCTGTAGTAGAAGAACCAAGTATGTTTGCACAAGGTTTAGTATTTACAGCTATTCCTGAAACTCAGGCTATCTACGGTTTCCTTATCGCTATCTTATTATTAGTATTCGGTGGAATACTCGGAGCATAGATTTAAAATATAAAGGCATTCTAGCCTTTTAAAAATTTTTGGAGGAACATAGATGAGCGTTGGAGCAGATA
Coding sequences:
- a CDS encoding aspartate dehydrogenase, which gives rise to MKIGIMGCGSIANTLINFQLNGKLNVKLAYFYDLNKDNAIKLSKKVNGNVVNTIDELIEKSDLILESAAQGAVRNSMPQILESGTDVIIMSVGALLDSEFKNKLESIAEKNNARIYLPTGAITGIDTVNAATMDKVESVSLITRKPPLSLGVELDDSEEKILFEGKASEAVNKFPKNINVSSTLSLASGIDADVKIIADASVKNNTHEIHLKGSFGELVTITSNVSSPDNPKTSMLAAFSAASLLNKLSKTIQIGS
- a CDS encoding tRNA(His) guanylyltransferase Thg1 family protein, whose product is MKKYEQFSQLKIINDLPIILRIDGRSFSKYTKQLKLKKPFDIRLMDIFINVSKDLANEFNTKYIYTFSDEINILLDEIPFNGRVEKIDSVICSYITASFMKHLFLNNDKFDIDVTTLKPVSFDSRIIITANHQKDYFKWRQDEAWRNCLNSYAQATLNKSNSSNETANILYKLNKSEIHELLFEHDINIAHVPTWQKRGVAIYKIKKEIEGYNPKLNKKTISTRNKIYVDKEVTLIK
- a CDS encoding Mov34/MPN/PAD-1 family protein; this encodes MSINNRLTKLLGNDKEIKEVQVDQKVIDEIIKIAMNADPKEYVALLSGSINKTILKVTGLIFLPFEASDTSAVMQVFMMPMTTNAVGSVHSHPGPSAQPSNADLTFFSKNGYFHMIICRPYTVNTICAYDAYGNSLPFTITDLGDEVEIKQWDEIDIDKELFDEDLLNELYELEEEESKNMTNENNFENRTITSTDSINNNESKQPAMINLEFEVNGQIINRQLPLPPEYEPGDDVEVDVRTDKTPGDSIDEIVLNVKKSKKNLEKQLNEVNSITTKSSQEIDDEIKKMESEIEELKKENERLKNS
- the serA gene encoding phosphoglycerate dehydrogenase, with translation MSKVLVADKINEKGVEVLEGSAEIVNNPTITPEELLETIDQYEGIIVRSRTKVTKEVIENAKNLKIIARAGVGVDNIDVQAATDNGILVVNAPQSTSITVAEHAMGLMLSLSRKIAIADASVKSGKWEKSKFMGMELKNKILGVIGMGRIGSEVVKRAKAFEMDVVVYDPYISDEVAKNLGVEIVEFEKLIEVSDVMTIHVPLTPETKGLISKDQLYKMKDHAIILNCARGGIINEDDLYEVLKERPELKAGLDVYENEPLKESPLQTLDNVVLTPHIAASTKEAQRDAAIIVAKQVKEVINGETPSNVLNMPIVDSETFQKLKPYFKLTEKLGQILVQTTTANISELNIVYSGEISGRAKEPLTRELLKEFLNPILTEPVNSVNAKSVAKQRGVKVTEGETEDSGKYDATIKISVKYDDKEMTIEGTVENNELKIISIDDYDINLTFEGLMGIVKYTDLPGTIGKIGNVLGDYKINIAEMKVGRKSEGGEAVMVIKVDQEITEEVVSKLEETEYIDFVKSVKL
- a CDS encoding transcriptional regulator, producing MKIDNFQINRENILNDVNTLLTTYGFQTSDIYDRSCFDILARKDDILIILKILVNIDSLTAAQAEELSKVAGTFLASPMIIGFKSKHNYLEEDIVYERYEIPAISPQTLCNIIVNNIHPELFAKRGGYYVKINGKLLKELREKKNLSLKELADISHVSRETIYRYEQGNSQTYPETALKLEEVLNSPITLSINLLESDNINSLDKRIQEPIELIKLGYDVKTSNKTPFDAISEQQHASKELTKLRQKLESKLDEIEKLTKEINKQAKNNNILITNMERNRNENKLKQIAHQTEDISSITENDALFVLEHKQEKDFINKTPVIYTWELKDMNKIEDLLKLIKERKKEAEHS
- a CDS encoding DUF1743 domain-containing protein, with the protein product MNSEKSIKLHVGIDDTDSAEGMCTTYLTCIILRKLEELGIKPLDYPRLIRLNPFARYKTRGNGALSFVVNLTSEEVELVENIVLEYVEKYAMFDGINTNPGVIFYEGEVTEEMRQYAKSAIYSIYTIEYAEEFAKKIGAKYHKFKKGRGIIGAIAAISIELTDQTFECLAYRIPENYGTKRQLDDESIFYMNEQTYPETFDNIDIEENYAAIEPHTPCPVLYGIRGNTPEIVEKAHNLVKSYEEIQDYCIFKTNQHTDMHIQYNVKIKDMVNTGCYSFDCQVIQAPYDIEGGHVFFKVSDGTDVLECAAFEPTKSFRDIVRKLCVGDKLTIYGGLNDNHTLNIEKFKINEIEPQYTYKNPLCECGKRMKSAGKNKGFKCPKCSKRLRDADKIKEPISRDIECGFYEVPTEARRHLAKPIIRITTGADKILSKKY
- a CDS encoding V-type ATP synthase subunit I, with product MFRSARMQKLSIVTLNQYTKPVIDILHERGVIQIDDLSEDIQNKEEYSGLDVSKQDLVASRIASLSMKCNSILDTLKSAEQSKSMVDVIKGFISPKEIIAKDVEDISSEELADKAEEIISKVDAVLSPIESRMNEIGTEETKYKDSLNVATQLSSFDIDFAYLQDTKYTKVISGRIPAEHLSEAKSKIEEVTERVEIFEGSSNSDSDVVYTPIIIVSATEFEEEISGVLRRLEFEKLDVTGLSGKSDEIIEASKSKLDEYKNERKQCLKDIREVSQRSKEHLLVINEQLEVEKERTEIYSHFGETSTTKMFKAWVVKDDVEETLSLIDEITDGHSIIEVEDPTEEEIDENKVPVKQQNPGFAKPYELLVNMYATPNYKDIDPTIIMAICFPFFFGYCLTDAFYGIILAIVGGILYTGMGKSSKTFKSFGVILVQMGLWTVLLGLLTGGFMGDFIPRFIMGDSSAALPTVIPDINAFAHPENILILALAIGLIHLNIAFIFGIIDNLKRSNYKEMCGGQLCWIIIELSILVYLIAGLIPFLVVLVIGLLVLLYGAGPMGVMDVFGFIGDVLSYSRLLALCLSTGGIGMTANLLCELLSGMIPYVGIIIGILVFLAVHLFNIAFQSMGAAIHSLRLHFVEFFGNFYEGSSELFEPFKAERTYTKIKK
- a CDS encoding V-type ATP synthase subunit K (produces ATP from ADP in the presence of a proton gradient across the membrane; the K subunit is a nonenzymatic component which binds the dimeric form by interacting with the G and E subunits) — encoded protein: MAAELALGSALAAIGAGVAVGFAALGSGIGQGIASSSAVGAVAEDSSMFAQGLVFTAIPETQAIYGFLIAILLLVFSGIMGGSPLGVTSGLVAIGAGASVGFGGLGSGMGQGIASSAAVGAVVEEPSMFAQGLVFTAIPETQAIYGFLIAILLLVFGGILGA